The Mumia flava sequence TCGAGCACGAGCTGCTCGCGCGTGGGGATCCCGACGTCCGGGCGCGTCGTATGCCTGCCGGCATGCTCAGCCGGAACGGCGGCGTGGTGGGAGACGGCGTGGTCGCACGCGGCGTGGTCGCACGCGGCGTGATCGGACGCGGCGTGATCGGACGCGGCGTGATCGGACGCGGGAGCAGCGGGGGCGGTGACGGGCGGCATGCCGATCAGTCTCGGGACACATCGTCGCGCTGGACAGACGCCCGCGGGCGACTTGTGGACGACGAGGCGGTCGCCACCGACCTGTGGCGGCGAGCCGGACGCACCACCGGAGACTCGGTCACGGAGCACAGCCGCAGCCGGAGCCGTCAGCGCAGCGAGCCGCCGTCGGATCAGGCGGAGCCGCCGTCAGAGCAGCGAGCCGCCGACTGCACGCTCGCGCAGGCTGCGCCGCTGCTGCTCGAGGGCGAGCAGCTCGGAGAACGTGCGCTGGTAGTCGTCGGACGACTCGACGGGATCGGTGCGCTGGAGGCGGGACTTCATCGCATCGATGCGGCGCGCGAGCGCCAGCTCACGGACCCGTGCGACCAGCGCCTCGAGGAACGTGTCGTCGGGGACGCCGTGGACACGCAGCGGATCGAGCGCGAACCGCGCCAGCGCGCTGCGCCCCTGCTCGCTGTCGACCCGCTCACGCACCCGACCGGCCCACTGCTGGTCCTCGCTCGCCGGCAGGCCCTCGGCGCTGACGGCGTCGAACACCTCGGCGGCGACCGGGTGGGTGAAGTCGTCGCGGGCCAGGTCGCCGGCGAGGGGCGCGACGAGATGGGGGTACTGGACGACCGCCTTGAGCAGCTCGCGCTCGTCGCCGAACCGGGGTTCGCCCAGGCTCGGCACGGGCGCCCCGGCCGCACCCCCGCCGTCAGCGTCGCCGGCCGGCGGCGTACCGACCGCCTCGTCCCCCCGCTGCTGCTGGCCACCCGACCGGCTGCCCGGTGGGCCGGCCGGCGTGCTCCCCTTCGGACCTGCCTTCGCTGCTGCCTTGGCGGCGGCGCGTACCTCCTCCAGGTCGAGCCCGACCATGTCGGCGATCTCGCGGGCGAAGGCGTCGAGCTTCGTGCGGTCACGCACCGACGACAGGAGGCCGACCGCCTCGCGCATCGCGTTGATCCGTTGGTCGGCGCGGTCGAGGTCGTAGCGCTCGAGCACGTTGCGGAGGACGAACCGGTACAGCGGGATGCGCGACCCGACCAGGTCGCGGACCGCCTCGTCGCCGTCGCGCAGCCGCAGGTCGCACGGGTCGAGACCGTCCGGCTGCACCGCGACGTACGTCTGCGAGACGAACTGCTCGTCGCCCTCGAACGCCCGCAGCGCAGCCCGCTGACCCGCCTCGTCACCGTCGAAGGTGAAGATCACCTCGCCGTGCAGCGCGTCGTGATCGGCGAGCAGCCGGCGCAGGACGCGACCGTGGTCCTGACCGAAGGCGGTGCCGCACGTGGCGACAGCCGTGGTGATGCCCGCCTGGTGGCACGCCATGACGTCCGTGTAACCCTCGACGATCACAGCCTGGCTGGCCTTCGAGATCTCCTTGCGGGCGAGGTCGATCCCGTAGAGGACCTGGCTCTTCTTGTAGAGCGGGGTCTCGGGGGTGTTGAGGTACTTCGCGGCGATCCGGTCGTCGTCGTACAACCGCCGAGCGCCGAATCCGACCACGTCGCCGGCGGGGTCACGGATCGGCCAGATCAGCCTCCCGCGGAACCGGTCGTACGACCCGCGGGAGTTCTGGGCGACCAGGCCGCCGGCCAGCAGGTCGTCCTCGGCGAAGCCGCGGCCCCGCAGGTGACGCAGCAGCGCCTCACCGCCGCGCGGCGCGAACCCGACACCGAAGTGCTCCGCCGCCGCCCGGTCGAACCCACGCTCGTCGAGGAACCGACGGCCGATCAGCGCATCGGGCCCGGCGAGCTGCTCGGAGAAGAACTCCGCGGCCGCCTTGTTCGCGGCGACGAGGCGGCCGCGCTGCGCGAAGTCCCGGCCCGGGCCGCTCGGCCCGTCGACGTAGCGCAGCGTGATGCCGTACCGCGCCGCGAGTCGCTCGACGGCCTCGCTGAACCCGATCTGGTCCATCTTCTGGAGGAACGTGAAGACGTCGCCGCCCTCGCCGCAGCCGAAGCAGTAGTACATCCCCCGCGAGGGGGTGACGTTGAACGACGGCGACTTCTCGTCGTGGAAGGGACACAGCCCTTTGCGCGAACCCCCACCCG is a genomic window containing:
- the dnaG gene encoding DNA primase: MTGRIREEDIAAVRERARIDEVVEQYVTLRNAGGGSRKGLCPFHDEKSPSFNVTPSRGMYYCFGCGEGGDVFTFLQKMDQIGFSEAVERLAARYGITLRYVDGPSGPGRDFAQRGRLVAANKAAAEFFSEQLAGPDALIGRRFLDERGFDRAAAEHFGVGFAPRGGEALLRHLRGRGFAEDDLLAGGLVAQNSRGSYDRFRGRLIWPIRDPAGDVVGFGARRLYDDDRIAAKYLNTPETPLYKKSQVLYGIDLARKEISKASQAVIVEGYTDVMACHQAGITTAVATCGTAFGQDHGRVLRRLLADHDALHGEVIFTFDGDEAGQRAALRAFEGDEQFVSQTYVAVQPDGLDPCDLRLRDGDEAVRDLVGSRIPLYRFVLRNVLERYDLDRADQRINAMREAVGLLSSVRDRTKLDAFAREIADMVGLDLEEVRAAAKAAAKAGPKGSTPAGPPGSRSGGQQQRGDEAVGTPPAGDADGGGAAGAPVPSLGEPRFGDERELLKAVVQYPHLVAPLAGDLARDDFTHPVAAEVFDAVSAEGLPASEDQQWAGRVRERVDSEQGRSALARFALDPLRVHGVPDDTFLEALVARVRELALARRIDAMKSRLQRTDPVESSDDYQRTFSELLALEQQRRSLRERAVGGSLL